In Actinoplanes lobatus, the DNA window GCGCAGCTGATCCGGGCCGGGGACCGGCAACGGGCCAAGGACTCGTGGCGGACCACGCTGATCATCGTCAGCGGCGCGACGGCGTACTCGATCATGATCCTGCTGGTCCGTGAGCCGCTCGGCGCCCAGGCCATCCTGGTCTGCTGCACCGGCGCCGGGGTGGCGTTGCTGGTCGCCCGGCTGACCGACGCGGTCTTCCCGAAACCGCGGATCGCGCTCCAGGTGCCGCGCGGCGCGACCGGCATCGTGCTCGGCGCGATGCTCGGCACTCTGGCCGCCTCCCTGCTCGGCAGTTACCTGGTGCTGCCGTTCACCCCGACCAAGGGCGCGGTGCTGGGCCTGGTCGCCGCGGTGGCCGCCCACCTGATCGACCTGGCCGTCAACTTCGGCGAGGCGGGGCGCCGGCTGGCCGGGGAGGCGCCCACCTTCTGGCTGGCACGGCACATGCAGGGGCCGCTCGGCGGGTTCGCGCTCACCGCGTTCGCGGCGTACTCACTGGTCCATCTCTACCTCACCTGACACACCTGTTTCGGTGAACCCTCGACCCGGGCATGTACGTTCCCCAGGGTGGATGAGCCGGGAGGAACAGTGACCGAGGTGCACGTACCAGGACGTCCACGGCGTCGTCGTCGTGGGCGCGCCCTGATGATCGTCGTCCTGACGCTGCTGCTGCTCCTGTTCCTCGGTGTCGTGGTGATCGACCGGATCGGCTCGTCGTACGCCGAGGGTGTCCTCGCCGAAAAGGTGTCCCAGCAGGTCGCCGACCAGGGCGCCACCAGCGGCACCCCGGAGGTCGAGATCGCCGGCGTCCCGTTCCTGACCCAGGTCCTGTCCGGGCGCTACCAGGAGATCCGGATCTCGCTGCCGGACTTCTCGGCCCCGACCGGCACCGACGTCACGGTGCGGATGGATTCGCTGGACATCCGGGCCACCGACGTCAGCGCACCGCTCAGCGCCCTGCGCGACGGCACCGGCGAGGTGCGGGCCGAGACGGTCACCGGCACCGGCACGATCGACTACGACGTGATCGCCGACGCGACCGGCCAGCCGGGCCTGACCCTGGCCGAGAAGGACGGCAAGGTCGTCGGCACCGCCGAGCTGAAGATCTCCGGCCTCCAGACCGTCGAACTGGCCGGCACCGCCGACCTGAGCGTCGCCAAGGGCAAGGTTCAGGTGCGTTTCTCCGATGTGACGGCCAAGGACGTGGCGCCCAACCCGTTCGTCCAGGGCCAGATCGATTCGTACGTGAAGCGGATGACGTTCACCGTCGACGTCCCCGATCTGCCGATGAACCTCCAGGTCCAGGAGCTGACCCCGCTGCCCGAGGGACTGCGGGTCACGTTCGGCGCCAGCGACGTGGCGCTCGCCGGGGCGGGCGCCTGACCGGCCGCGCCTTCCCGGATGGTGGTCGGTGCTGTTCCGCTGGCTGAGCCCGCTGGTAGGGTCGGTTCCCATGAGCCTGTTGCTCACGAAAAGGCGCGCGGTCGACCTGTGCCGCGTGGCCGCGTGCCTGTGTCGCCCCGTCTACTGACGGGGCCACTCGGTGCTGAGCACCTTTTCTGATAGCCCAGGGCATTTCTAGCCCGGCAGTGGCGCCGTCGCACAAGCAGCCCGTGATCCCAACCACCCATGGGTCCGCGCGGAGTGCGACTGAACAGGACACTTCCGTGCGCTGACTCACCCATCACCCACCATCAGGGAG includes these proteins:
- a CDS encoding LmeA family phospholipid-binding protein, with protein sequence MDEPGGTVTEVHVPGRPRRRRRGRALMIVVLTLLLLLFLGVVVIDRIGSSYAEGVLAEKVSQQVADQGATSGTPEVEIAGVPFLTQVLSGRYQEIRISLPDFSAPTGTDVTVRMDSLDIRATDVSAPLSALRDGTGEVRAETVTGTGTIDYDVIADATGQPGLTLAEKDGKVVGTAELKISGLQTVELAGTADLSVAKGKVQVRFSDVTAKDVAPNPFVQGQIDSYVKRMTFTVDVPDLPMNLQVQELTPLPEGLRVTFGASDVALAGAGA
- a CDS encoding Ms5788A family Cys-rich leader peptide, with the translated sequence MSLLLTKRRAVDLCRVAACLCRPVY